In Qipengyuania psychrotolerans, one DNA window encodes the following:
- a CDS encoding VOC family protein, with amino-acid sequence MTLRPFHLAFPVRDLAEARAFYGGLMGCAEGRSSDEWIDFDFYGHQIVAHTGGESGDRASNAVDGHDVPVPHFGVVLTMEDWQALADRLTAADVKFAIEPTIRFKGQPGEQATMFFRDPSGNALEMKAFADDAMLFAR; translated from the coding sequence ATGACATTGCGCCCTTTCCACCTCGCCTTTCCCGTCCGCGACCTGGCGGAGGCCCGCGCGTTTTATGGCGGCCTGATGGGCTGCGCCGAGGGCCGGTCATCCGACGAGTGGATCGATTTCGATTTCTACGGCCACCAGATCGTGGCCCATACCGGCGGCGAAAGCGGCGACCGCGCCAGCAATGCTGTCGACGGCCATGACGTCCCCGTCCCGCATTTCGGCGTCGTGCTGACGATGGAGGACTGGCAGGCACTGGCCGACAGGCTGACAGCAGCAGACGTGAAATTCGCCATCGAACCCACGATCCGCTTCAAGGGCCAGCCGGGCGAGCAAGCCACCATGTTCTTCCGCGACCCAAGCGGCAATGCGCTGGAGATGAAAGCCTTCGCGGATGACGCGATGTTGTTTGCGAGATAG
- a CDS encoding glutathione S-transferase family protein, whose translation MKIIIGNKNYSSWSLRGWLAAKQSGLAFEEIVVPLFGENWEQTKHDGEIQPSSGKVPILWDDETVVWDSLAILEYLSDKVGRDRFWPKDDTARGMARSMVAEMHSSFQALRSECPMNVRKRFDGFEPTEACRQDILRILGLWAEARSRFGSGGPFLFGTFGAADIFFAPVVSRFISYQIAVPGFAASYMQAVWEHEWMQAWISASESEEWVIEQYDTVS comes from the coding sequence ATGAAGATCATCATCGGTAACAAGAACTACTCCAGCTGGTCGCTGCGCGGCTGGCTCGCTGCGAAGCAGTCGGGCCTCGCGTTCGAGGAAATCGTGGTTCCGCTATTCGGCGAGAACTGGGAACAGACCAAGCATGACGGCGAAATCCAGCCTTCCAGCGGCAAGGTGCCGATCCTGTGGGACGACGAGACCGTCGTGTGGGACAGCCTCGCGATTCTCGAATACCTGTCCGACAAGGTAGGCCGCGACCGCTTCTGGCCGAAGGACGATACCGCGCGCGGCATGGCGCGTTCAATGGTCGCGGAAATGCACTCGTCGTTTCAGGCGCTGCGCAGCGAATGCCCGATGAATGTCCGCAAGCGCTTCGACGGGTTTGAGCCAACCGAGGCGTGCCGGCAGGACATCCTGCGCATCCTCGGCCTCTGGGCGGAAGCTCGCTCGCGCTTCGGTAGCGGCGGCCCCTTCCTTTTCGGCACGTTCGGGGCGGCAGACATCTTCTTTGCCCCCGTCGTGTCACGTTTCATCAGCTACCAGATCGCAGTCCCGGGCTTCGCCGCATCTTATATGCAGGCGGTTTGGGAACACGAATGGATGCAAGCCTGGATTTCAGCATCGGAAAGCGAAGAATGGGTCATCGAGCAATACGACACCGTTTCCTGA